The following is a genomic window from Schistocerca cancellata isolate TAMUIC-IGC-003103 chromosome 8, iqSchCanc2.1, whole genome shotgun sequence.
cttccttttaactgtacggtatatgttacattgcatttaggaactttcgggtaattgaacatgtaacaataattacagatttctgtagttgtatatatacgtttggatgtagctgtattgcgttgatgtactgatgaatattgtgtggtatgactcctgtagttgatagtataattggtataatgtcaacattatcctgatgccacatgtccttgacttcctcagccagttggatgtatttttcaattttttctcctgttatcttctgtatatttgttgtatagggtatggatatttcgattagttgtgttaatttcttctttttattggtgagtatgatgtcaggtttgttatgtggtgttgttttatctgttataatggttctcttccagtataatttgtattcatcattctccagtacattttgtgcatacttgtatgtgggaacatgttgttttattagtttatgttgtatggcaagttgctgatgtattatttttgctacattgtcatgtcttctggtgtattctgtattttctagtattgtacatccgcttgtgatgtgatctattgtttctatttattattatttatattatttattattattactattattaaactgatggtttagtaatattcacatctgtctgcacatgctttctttggaagtgGAGCTATTAAATTCCTTTtgtagtctgaggatatttcacctttctcatacatTGAAGTGGCTGGGTCATGGCTGGTTCTTCCAAGGTTATCAGTAGCTCTAAGGGAATGTTGTGTATCCcagaggccttgttttgacttaggtctttcactgttctataaaattcttctcacagtatctcatcttcatctacttcctcttcccttcctataATATTCCCTTCAAGTCCATTACTCTTTCATAgcttctctacatattccttccacatttcagctttcccttctttgcttaatactggttttccatctgagctcttgatgttcataccatTCTTTCTTATCTCTCTAAAGGCCTTTCTAATTTTCCTATGGAAAGTACGTATCTTTCGCCTTGTTATATATGCTTCTAAAGCCTCGTATTTGCCCCTTCAGCTATCTCTGCTTATACACCTTGCATATTctgccagtctcattttttagacattgtaTTCACATTTGCCTGCTCCATtggctgcatttatatattttgttaacAGAACAACATAGTGCAACAGCGATTAATATCTAACTGTATTTCAAGATAAGGATATGGGCCCCATAATAAATGGTTTATCTGATCATGGCTGTCATGTGATAATGGTCGAATAGCAGTGATAAACCATCCCCATGAATAAGGTTTAACCAAAAAGGGAAAATTAAAATTTGACTGATTTGTAAATGCTGACTCAGTAGTACTATTCAGGGAGAATTCACAGAAAGACAAAATGGAAACACAGTAgatgagaaatttaatttttacataaaatattctTATGATATGAGGCAGGGACAATTACAATGATATCAAGAGGAAGGGATCAATGTATTTTGTGCTAGGAAGAGACACTTTTCTTTACAGTAGAGGATTAGTTGCAATTAAGTCTTGAAAGTTCTCTACAAGCAATATTACAAAACCTTTCATTGTGTCATCAGCAAGGTACACATATATTAAGTAATTCCTATTAACTGCCATGTACAGGCAGCATCACAGGTTACTTCTTGCAGTGAAGAATAAACCAGCAGCCAGCTCCTGTTATAAAGATATTTAATAGGAATGAATAGTGTCATTATTGGCTTCCTACCAACAGGCAAATCTTTGGATGgctgttcacatttaaaattacgttatTCTTTATATATGACATTTACCAATTCCAGAACTCTTGGCTGTCAACTTCTCACTCCCTCAACCTTTCTGGTAATTTTTCACCCTATCCATTGCTGTGCCCTGACACTGTATTCATCGTTCTTCTACAtctttcctctctttctctctctccctccatctctctccctctctccctctctctctctctctctctctctcttctctctctctctctctctctctctctctctctctctccctcacccccccccaaccccccctcacactcgcacacacacacacacacacacactccctttctctctcttctcCCCTTCTGTGGttctcacctgatttaattacaaTGTAGCTGCTGCCATTAAAAACCACTCACATCCACCTCTCCTGGCTTGCAAAACCTCACTAACCCCTTATGTTCCAGTTTTTATCAGTGTGATTGATTAATGGATGTTCTACTGAGTTGGTTTTCCAATTTATACATTTATGAATTTATAAAAAGGAATCAACAActcagcagaacacacagatcatATCATCCCCAGGGTAAATTCTTAAGTGTATGTCTGTGTAGATGCTCACAAGTCAATGAAATTTTCTGTGCTATTACATGTACCAATGCATTATCCACCAATCAGATACAAATAATGCAACAGAACAGTTAAAATTATGCATAATTAGTACATAAAGCACAGCATGTGTATATGAAATATGGCTCCAGATTATAATAGGTAATCTTTAACTGCCATAGACAACACACATAGTTCAGTGTACAATGAGCTGTTACCACTACTGGCATGACAGCAAAATAATTTTTGCAAGGCAAAAATACTTTCAAGTTATTCACACTAAGAAGGCATTTGATTTATTTCTAAGTGTAATAAAACTGTTTTGCACCAAGATTAACTGGACAAATGATAGAATATCATTACATAACTGCACACAATGAAACATGAGATAATTTCCTTCCAAAATACATACTAACTGATTTCGGAATACTCAAAGAAAAAGACAAAGGCACAAAATAATAGGTCACTGTATGTTGTAAGAAACATGACCTTGAAAGCAGTGACTGAAAAGAGAAGAAACACATTCACTTACAGAAATGTACCAGCACAGCCACATTGCATTTAGGCACACACACATAGATCATAGCATGTAGCTAAGGTAATCACTTCAAGTATATGATAACTCAGTGAAAGTTTTGTGAAAGGCAACCATTAATTTTACCCAGAGCAATTTAAACAAGTTACTTAGTGGAATGCAGCATGAAATAATATTTAAACTAAGACCTTTTTACAGCAGGATGGTGCTGGTAAGTAATCACAAACatcgaaatttaatttgttttagtTGTGTACTGTAATAGTTGTTATCAAATTACTCAGGACAGAGGAACTGATTTTAGTGagctaggaaacaaaacaaaactgaattttaACCGAATGGCAACGTATTTATTGAGAAACATtgattctaatctaatctaaatccaAAGTtcttgtaaccctcctggcctcaacttttgttagtcattgtcctctcccatccaatcccttctctgtttccattccagcactacacagccctcattcctccattGCATTCAGTCTTTTTAATCCTCTCCTTTCctgctatcccccccccctcccccctctgcacatttccgctgccctccgtctaacctcccgactgtgcATAGCttccctaccctctttccacctcgttCTGCACACTCCCCAACATCATAtcactatccaccacctctacacTACCAGCCCTCCCCctgcccaccccagcctcctccttacccccacccagtcaccactcccatcatgcactggtggtgctgctgctcacagtgtggcctcagtcacctgagactgcagtcatgtgtgtgtgtgagttgcatttgtgtgagtgtgtatgtgtgtgtttgtcgtctaattttgatgaaggtctTACTGGCCAAAagttatatttgtgacagtctttgttgttgtgcctatctgcgactcagcttcTCCACTGTgtcgtgagtagcaactttcctcatacaatattgttacattccatcctgggttttccattgtttggttctgATCTAGTGATTCATATTAAAAATAAGCTAGGCTCTATATGAAGTTGTGGAAACAATGCCAATGTGCTATCATTGGAGACATCCTGAAGTTTGAGCAGCCAGTGCCTCTGGTCTCATAATTATATCCAAGTCATCGCAAGCTTAATCATCACAGACACACTTCTGTATCAGCCTAGACATCTTTAATAGACCAATGAACAGTTACAGTGCACTCATCACAATATGTGGCCCAGCAAACTTCAACATGTCTGATGGAATGGGATTGTACTGTATCTCACCTTTGTACTGCAGTCCTTGGGCAGCAGATATCAGAATTAAATCACAAAATCAGTGCCTGCCTGAACATTCATTTCAAGTATGTATGTTAACAGGATTTACAAATATATAATCAatgtttcatttcataattattcaTTGAAGAATTTTTGTAAAGTAACTTTGTAAACAAAATAAAGAGCTGAATAAAAAGTTCTCTGTTTACTTGACCCATCGAATTTCGATAAAATCCTAAGCTAGTAAAAAGCTAACAGTTTTGATTTAAATTATAAAAAAGCAgccagaacatgaaatgaaatgatcatatggcattattgACTGGGAGATCCCAAGTGGGGTAGTTTGACCACTTAGTGCACATCTTTCTATTTGTTGTCACTTAGGGCACTTGTGTGTCAACAATGATAAGATGAAAAgatgacaacaacacaaacacccagtccccaggcagagaaagtcTCTGACCCAGCTGGGTATCAAACCCCGGACCCAGGATCTAGAGGTAGCAGTGCTAGCCATTAGACCAAGAGCAGCCAGGGAATGTCTCATGAATAAATCACACAAGTTGGAGCATTCAATATCCAATACATAATAAGCAAAACATGACAGTTTAATTGGCTTCTACTACACCTTGCTGGTATGATTACATTACATACTCAAAGAAATATGAAACACTGCATTggtaatttaatattttattattagtagtagtagaatTAGTACAAATTGAGAAGTTTTAgagttttttttatggtttgtatcctTTGAGTTATGTGTAATATCTTAATCTgtcataattataataataaatattaactaTAATAATCATGTAATATATTACAGAGTGAGAAGTTGTTGCAGTCAGCCTACAACTGTGGCTGGTATGAGTGCGATATTCGCTTCAGGAATGTATCATTCATCCTCATGCTGAGAGTAACGTGTCCACTAAAGATTACAGTTGGAAAAACAATGTCACTGTCCAGGCAGACCTTCCTTCAGGTtagatatatataaaaaatttggtGTTTATGTGACCAGTAATACACTAATTTTACAAGCAGTCCTGCTTATCAGATGGTATTCAACAATTTACTAATCAGATTACTTTCTCAAAAACAGTTGAGCCTATTAAATTTCTAGACTGGTTCAAATTGTGTCATTTGCATACAATTTACAACACTTCAAAAAACTACTAATAGTCAGATAGAACTGACACTTAATGTATTTTTTCATTATTGCTCCAAATATTAAATTTCTAAAACTGGTAGGAGTTTCAGCATAACACACTGAGAACACATGGGGATTTTTGAGTGAAAATTTGCCTCCTGGAAGGCTCAATAAGAGCAACTTCAATGCAAATAAAAACTTGGAAATATTAGATTATGTTGATAAAATGTTATGTACAAATAGAGATAAATGTCCATGGTCACAAGTTTTATGCAAATATTCAGATGACCAAAAATGAAGTAATACTTCCAATGGGTAAATGACAATGCAAAGAAAAATTCTTCCCATTCTGTTCTTGGAAATTCTCCCTTATTCTGTGACtaaatataaatttatttctaGTCATCGCAGGATAGATCAAAACTATTTTCTCCatcatatgaaacattttgatattcTGGTAACCCAACTTAAAATAGTAAATTGTTCAAATTTAGTAATATTTGTAGATATGGCAAGCCATCAGCCATGTCCATTACAGTTACTGTAACAGTTACTATAAAAACTAACATATTATGTCACATTAATTTTCTCTTTTAACAGGAGTGTATACTGTCTGCATTTATTGTAAATgaatgctattttcaaatctgttagCGACCGTAACCTCAAAAACATTCCACAGAAATAGTAAATTTTCTATTAGGTTTTTGTTGTTGTCATAACAGATATCCTGATTTGCCTGTTAACTGATTTAGTTCTAAAAGACTGCTGGTAATACTTGTAGCATATCAGATTCATAACTTAAAGAGAATCAGcaagcttagtttaaagttatttgtcaaCTATTCTGCAAAATACTGCACCAGCcacaatgcagccccactgtgcaTGCTGTTCTTGGGTATGGGAGAAGTTAGTTGCTATTCATAAgcagcttcgttacaggatcatttagtaatcgcgaaagcgttacggagatgatagataaactccagtggaagactctgcaggagagacgctcagtagctcggtacgggcttttgtcaaagtttcgagaacataccttcaccgaagagtcaagcagtatattgctccctcctacgtatatctcgcgaagagaccatgaggataaaatcagagagattagagcccacacagaggcataccgacaatccttctttccatgaacaatacgagactggaacagaagcgagaaccgatagaggtactgaaggtaccctccgccacacaccgtcaggtggcttgcggagtatggatgtagatgtagatgtagatgtagaaatccctcTGACCATTGTCACCTGATTGGAAGATGCTGCAAATGGGTGTGTCTAGAGGTCTCCTGAGAGTCGTGTACTAGAGATACCAAGGATACCTCAAGTATTGTTCTCTCCAGTGGATGCTGTCTCCTCTGCATGTACTTTGGATCTCTCACTACTCATCgacttgactgtgagtggcgtgTCAGTGATATTgctaacaagagaacctccccatcgcacccccctcagatttagttataagttggcacagtggataggccttgaaaaacggaacacagatcaatcgagaaaacaggaagacgttgtgtgggactatgaaaaaaataagcaaaatatacaaactgagtagtccatgcgcaagataggcaacatcaaggatagagtgcgctcaggagcgccgtgatcccgtggttagcatgagcagctgcggtacgagaggtccttggttcaagtcttcccttgagtgaaaagtttagtttctttatttttgcaaagttatgatctgtccgttcgttcattgatgtctctgttcactgtaataagtttagtgtctgtgttttgcaaccgcactgcaaaaccatgcgattagtagatgaaaggacatgcctctccaatgggaactgaaaacatttgatcacaaggtcataggtcaaccgattcctccacaggaaaacacgtctgatatattctatacaacactggtgacggcatgtgcgtcacatgacaggaatatgttgtcgacccacctaacttgtacacttggcgaatgggtaaaaagattcttctaccttgcccgatttaggtattcttgtggatgtgataatcacttccaaaaaagtgatgaaaagataacAGACAGTCAGAtattaattgtctgaaaataaaaaattaaacttctcactcgagggaagacttgaaccaaggaactctcgatcagcagctgctcacgctaaccatgggaccacgacactcctgagcttacactatccatgatgttgcctatcttgtgcatggactactcagtttgtatattttgcttatttttttcatagttccacacaacttcttcctattttcttgattgatctgtgttccgtttttcaacttataactgtgccaacttataactaaatctgaggggggtgcgatgggtaggttcccttgtaagtgctctGTAGAGCATGATGTGTGAGACCTTTGAGTGAGAGCTTACGGTGTTATGCCCATACTCCTAACCAACAAGTCTgagtgctgtcttccactgaaattgaaactgagccagtgaaaCTCACTTCACATGTTGGGAAACATGCTGTGtcccataaatttctgcaagtacaACAATATTTATACAAGGGTGC
Proteins encoded in this region:
- the LOC126095326 gene encoding odorant receptor 85c-like encodes the protein MPVAAIKTLCMIPVILCQSGMYCFFGQMIADESEKLLQSAYNCGWYECDIRFRNVSFILMLRVTCPLKITVGKTMSLSRQTFLQVLNGAYALLNMAYHVNK